One genomic region from Reichenbachiella ulvae encodes:
- a CDS encoding pirin family protein: MKTIYHKADSRGKANHGWLNSYHSFSFANYYDPERMGFGALRVLNDDQVAPGMGFGTHPHSNMEIISIPLEGELEHQDNIGNKAVIKSGDVQVMSAGTGVFHSEYNRLKDQEVKFLQIWVIPNKENVTPRYDQITLDSSDTKNQLQQILSPDPNDEGVWIHQNAWFHLGVIEAGANVNYQLKQKESNGVYLFVLEGEVAVDQKTLGKRDALGIWDTTDFSISSNANSRVLLMEVPMK; the protein is encoded by the coding sequence ATGAAAACGATATATCATAAAGCAGATAGCAGAGGAAAAGCCAATCATGGTTGGTTAAATTCCTATCATTCATTCAGTTTTGCCAATTATTATGATCCTGAAAGGATGGGCTTTGGAGCTCTAAGGGTACTCAACGACGATCAGGTAGCACCTGGCATGGGCTTTGGCACGCATCCTCATAGCAACATGGAGATCATATCCATCCCACTGGAAGGTGAGCTAGAGCATCAGGATAACATAGGAAATAAAGCAGTAATTAAATCAGGCGATGTGCAAGTAATGAGCGCCGGTACGGGTGTTTTTCATAGTGAGTACAACAGACTTAAGGATCAAGAGGTGAAGTTCCTACAGATCTGGGTAATCCCGAATAAAGAAAATGTAACCCCGCGCTATGATCAAATCACTCTAGATAGCTCTGATACAAAAAATCAACTTCAACAAATCCTATCCCCTGACCCAAATGATGAAGGAGTGTGGATACATCAGAATGCCTGGTTTCATCTGGGAGTAATAGAAGCTGGCGCTAATGTTAACTATCAATTGAAGCAGAAGGAGTCCAATGGGGTTTACCTTTTTGTTCTGGAAGGTGAAGTAGCAGTGGATCAAAAGACACTAGGTAAAAGAGATGCATTGGGAATTTGGGACACAACCGATTTCAGCATTTCATCTAATGCTAATTCCAGAGTTTTACTGATGGAAGTACCAATGAAATAA
- a CDS encoding RNA polymerase sigma factor, translating to MPSKPKTYSEKDLVILCKKRDQKGQRSLFDQESRIMLTVCKRYVGDNYTAEELMLIGFMKVFDKIDQFKLDGSLQGWIRRIMVNTCLEWIRKNKALYKEVDIEDAAHELDHDCAESSLESDDLMKMVLDLPQGYRTVFNMYAIEGFNHQEIAEALGISVNTSKSQLSRARKLLQAKVESNEKYVELKRQSNGS from the coding sequence ATGCCAAGTAAACCAAAAACATATAGCGAAAAAGATCTAGTGATTCTTTGTAAAAAGAGAGATCAGAAAGGGCAGAGGTCCCTATTTGATCAGGAGTCACGGATTATGCTTACTGTTTGCAAGCGCTATGTGGGTGATAATTACACGGCAGAAGAACTGATGTTGATTGGTTTTATGAAGGTCTTTGATAAGATAGATCAATTCAAACTGGATGGAAGCTTACAAGGCTGGATCAGAAGAATCATGGTAAACACTTGTTTGGAGTGGATTCGAAAGAATAAGGCACTCTACAAAGAGGTGGATATCGAAGATGCAGCGCACGAATTGGATCACGATTGTGCAGAAAGCAGTTTGGAGTCAGATGATTTGATGAAAATGGTATTGGATTTACCACAGGGTTACCGGACGGTATTTAACATGTATGCTATTGAAGGCTTCAATCATCAGGAAATAGCAGAAGCGCTGGGGATATCGGTGAATACCTCCAAGTCGCAGCTGAGTAGGGCACGCAAACTATTGCAAGCCAAAGTAGAGAGTAACGAAAAATATGTGGAACTAAAACGTCAGAGCAATGGGAGCTAA
- a CDS encoding SatD family protein → MLAILTGDIINSSQQNNQKWLSTLKASLNLHGQSPKDWEIYRGDSFQLAVATEEAVWAALHLKASLRQTPNTDIRIGIGIGKADSRSEKITESNGPAFIQSGTCFDSLKKNTLAISSDDEDWDEALNVMFSLVQLCMKHWTPTVSHIIKTCMENPTLKQSEIAELLNLRAQSTVSEALKRGGYEEIMNLEKHYRKIAKQL, encoded by the coding sequence ATGCTAGCCATTCTTACGGGAGATATTATCAATTCGAGCCAACAAAACAATCAAAAATGGCTCTCGACGCTCAAGGCATCCCTGAATCTGCATGGCCAATCCCCCAAAGATTGGGAAATCTATAGAGGTGACAGCTTTCAACTTGCAGTGGCCACTGAAGAAGCTGTCTGGGCTGCCCTTCACCTCAAAGCAAGCCTCAGACAGACACCCAATACAGATATACGAATTGGAATTGGAATTGGAAAAGCCGATTCGCGCAGTGAAAAAATCACCGAATCCAACGGACCGGCTTTTATTCAGTCAGGAACATGCTTTGATTCGCTTAAGAAGAATACGCTAGCGATTAGTTCCGATGACGAAGACTGGGACGAAGCACTGAATGTGATGTTTTCGTTGGTGCAGCTCTGTATGAAGCACTGGACACCGACTGTCTCCCACATCATTAAAACCTGCATGGAGAATCCGACACTGAAACAATCGGAAATTGCAGAGCTACTGAACCTGAGAGCACAGAGCACAGTAAGTGAAGCCCTAAAAAGAGGCGGCTATGAAGAAATCATGAACCTGGAAAAGCATTATAGAAAAATCGCAAAACAACTATGA
- a CDS encoding DUF3307 domain-containing protein, protein MTDLLLKLLLAHLIGDFLIQPGSWVKSKEQKKHKSPHLYLHILIHLLALLIVLGFDSSYWTIYLTIPLSHLIIDALKLNLQKSSVSKTAFFLDQIAHLIVIALLVNVYYPYSLSLEVIGSTPFIGFLIALIMLTHVSAVLMRIIMSQWKLAEDDGSHSLRNAGQYIGILERLFVFTFILLNQWSAIGLLIAAKSVLRFSDLSRSKDRKLTEYILIGTLLSFGLAILIALGYQQVMIRLGS, encoded by the coding sequence ATGACCGACCTGCTACTCAAACTCCTTTTGGCTCATCTCATCGGCGACTTCCTGATTCAGCCCGGTAGCTGGGTTAAAAGCAAAGAACAAAAGAAACACAAATCACCCCACCTCTACCTGCATATTTTGATCCATTTGCTGGCGCTACTCATTGTCCTGGGATTTGACAGTAGCTATTGGACGATCTATCTGACCATACCTCTATCCCATTTGATCATAGATGCATTGAAGCTCAACCTCCAAAAATCCAGCGTCTCCAAAACAGCCTTCTTTCTGGATCAAATCGCACATTTGATAGTGATCGCTCTGTTGGTAAATGTCTATTATCCCTACTCCTTGTCGCTGGAGGTGATTGGTTCCACACCATTCATAGGTTTTCTTATAGCACTGATTATGCTCACCCACGTGAGTGCGGTACTGATGCGCATCATCATGAGTCAGTGGAAACTGGCCGAAGATGACGGATCCCATTCTCTCAGAAATGCCGGGCAATACATTGGTATATTAGAAAGACTCTTTGTTTTCACTTTTATCTTATTGAACCAATGGTCGGCCATCGGTTTATTGATTGCCGCAAAATCTGTTTTGAGGTTCAGTGATTTGTCCCGATCGAAGGACAGGAAACTCACAGAATACATTTTGATTGGTACCTTGCTCAGTTTTGGACTGGCTATACTGATCGCTCTTGGGTATCAACAAGTAATGATTCGATTAGGAAGCTAA
- a CDS encoding helix-turn-helix domain-containing protein, translated as MNAPDSVQSEFTSQLIAIIHRRMSDDQFGVSELAEEMNMSRSNLLRKVKKSTGQSASQYIRQVRLERAMELLRAGDLNVSEVAFQVGFGSSSYFIRCFKEQFGYSPGEVHKIPELTETTDKRPSFRPVIVIGILGLLGLVLVYRFFFYEKKERFSIPQTKSIAVLPFINESSDSTNGYWVNGLMLSVLNNLQKLEDLKVVSRTSVEKFRESNKTIPEIAQELQVAYVLEGSGQKVGNRILLNVQLVDAANDRQIWSSQYDKELKGVFDLQKELSQRIAENIQVVIKPDEAERINQPLTENIEAYDHFLKAKMLMSLETKEGLLEAIPLLEQSIELDPSFASSYAYLAIAYYYLELYQSEKEHTAELGLMADKALLYDHQLPEALIAKAMYYLQTREFDEAKDYLEKAHEYHPGSTWIINMLSDFYTNYSPNTAKYLEYALKAVRLNPAGSDSTATSYIYLHLSNALIQSGFVDEALLNINLSLGYFPENPFSSYLKAYILLAKDRDFEATEDRMIFELDKDTTRLDIMQEVAKLYYMQGDFESAHRYYERFLKQRERRELTMFRHEQAKMAFTFKKLGYDDRAEELIVDFLDFAEKDQSIYKSLHLAMYHSYRVENDKAIEYIQKFSEEDNYNYWVVLFFDQDPLDAAIRDTPEFKRAFQTIKTKFWKQHLEIKERLKEEGLLLAS; from the coding sequence ATGAACGCTCCAGATTCTGTACAATCTGAATTCACATCCCAACTCATAGCTATTATCCATCGCAGGATGTCCGATGATCAGTTTGGGGTGTCTGAGTTGGCAGAGGAGATGAATATGAGTCGATCCAATCTACTGAGGAAAGTCAAGAAAAGCACAGGTCAATCAGCGAGCCAGTACATCAGGCAGGTGCGTTTGGAGCGCGCGATGGAATTGTTGAGAGCTGGGGATTTGAATGTTTCTGAAGTGGCCTTTCAGGTGGGCTTTGGGAGTTCTTCCTATTTCATTCGATGTTTCAAGGAACAGTTTGGGTATTCGCCCGGAGAGGTGCATAAAATCCCCGAGCTAACAGAAACTACTGACAAGAGGCCTTCTTTTCGTCCAGTCATTGTCATCGGTATATTGGGGCTTTTAGGTTTAGTCCTTGTTTATCGCTTCTTCTTTTATGAAAAAAAAGAGCGTTTTTCGATCCCTCAAACTAAATCGATTGCTGTGTTGCCCTTCATCAACGAAAGCAGTGATTCCACCAATGGTTACTGGGTCAATGGTTTGATGCTTTCCGTTCTCAATAATCTTCAAAAACTGGAAGATCTGAAGGTGGTCAGCAGAACTTCAGTGGAGAAGTTCCGAGAGAGCAACAAAACCATTCCAGAAATCGCTCAAGAGCTGCAAGTAGCCTATGTTCTGGAGGGGAGCGGGCAGAAAGTTGGCAATCGGATTTTGCTGAATGTACAATTGGTAGATGCAGCGAATGACCGACAGATTTGGTCAAGTCAATATGATAAAGAATTGAAAGGTGTTTTTGATCTTCAGAAGGAGCTGTCTCAGCGTATTGCGGAAAACATACAAGTCGTGATCAAACCCGATGAGGCCGAAAGAATCAATCAACCATTAACCGAAAATATAGAAGCCTACGATCATTTTTTGAAGGCAAAAATGCTCATGTCATTGGAAACAAAGGAAGGATTGTTGGAGGCTATTCCTCTTTTGGAGCAGTCCATAGAATTGGATCCATCTTTTGCTTCCTCCTATGCTTATTTGGCCATTGCCTATTATTATTTGGAACTCTATCAGTCCGAAAAGGAGCATACGGCAGAGTTAGGCCTCATGGCAGATAAAGCTTTGCTCTATGATCATCAGTTGCCGGAAGCCTTAATTGCCAAGGCGATGTATTATTTGCAGACCAGAGAATTTGATGAAGCGAAGGATTATTTAGAAAAAGCCCACGAGTATCACCCAGGTTCCACCTGGATCATCAACATGCTTTCGGATTTTTATACCAACTATAGCCCCAATACGGCCAAGTATTTGGAGTATGCTTTGAAAGCAGTGAGGCTAAATCCGGCGGGGAGCGACTCCACAGCCACCAGTTATATTTACCTACATCTATCCAATGCCCTCATCCAAAGTGGGTTTGTAGATGAGGCCTTGTTGAACATCAATCTGTCTTTGGGTTATTTTCCTGAAAACCCATTTTCCAGTTATCTCAAGGCTTATATTCTGCTTGCTAAAGACCGAGACTTTGAAGCTACTGAGGACCGGATGATTTTTGAATTGGACAAGGATACGACGCGGCTAGATATCATGCAGGAGGTGGCTAAACTGTATTATATGCAAGGGGATTTCGAATCAGCACACCGCTATTACGAAAGGTTCTTGAAACAAAGAGAAAGGCGTGAGCTTACCATGTTTCGACATGAACAGGCCAAAATGGCTTTTACTTTCAAAAAGCTGGGATATGACGATCGTGCGGAGGAGCTAATTGTAGATTTTTTAGACTTTGCAGAAAAGGACCAATCCATCTACAAATCTTTACACCTGGCGATGTATCATTCTTATAGAGTTGAAAACGATAAGGCTATTGAATACATCCAGAAGTTTAGCGAAGAGGACAATTATAATTATTGGGTTGTGCTATTCTTTGATCAGGACCCATTAGATGCTGCCATTAGAGATACACCAGAGTTTAAGCGTGCCTTTCAGACCATCAAGACCAAGTTTTGGAAACAGCACCTTGAGATCAAAGAAAGATTGAAAGAGGAAGGCTTGCTTTTAGCTTCCTAA
- a CDS encoding ankyrin repeat domain-containing protein: protein MKTIQIKTIQFLSFLLLVTMTSCTSGSTKKSTNDTGVKAPDIDIHTATITGNIDAIKQHIAAGSNLNEKDPFGGSSPLITAAVFGQNEVAKLLIEAGADLNIQNNEGSTALISAAFFCRPEMVQMLIKAGADPNIRNKYGATANESVMGPFAEIKGVYEMLASQLGPMGLTLDYEYIEKTRPQIAEMLN, encoded by the coding sequence ATGAAAACGATTCAAATCAAAACCATCCAATTTCTATCATTTTTATTACTGGTAACCATGACAAGTTGTACATCTGGATCCACCAAAAAGAGCACGAATGACACAGGCGTGAAAGCCCCAGATATTGACATCCACACGGCCACCATTACAGGCAATATAGATGCAATCAAACAACACATTGCGGCGGGATCAAATCTCAATGAAAAGGATCCATTTGGGGGATCGAGTCCTTTGATCACTGCGGCCGTTTTTGGTCAAAACGAAGTAGCAAAACTGCTGATCGAGGCTGGAGCCGACCTCAACATTCAAAACAACGAAGGGTCCACAGCACTGATCTCCGCTGCATTCTTTTGCAGACCAGAAATGGTACAAATGCTGATCAAGGCTGGCGCAGACCCAAACATCAGAAACAAGTACGGCGCTACGGCCAATGAATCTGTCATGGGACCATTCGCCGAGATCAAAGGCGTGTATGAAATGTTGGCCTCTCAACTCGGACCTATGGGACTGACTCTGGACTATGAATACATAGAAAAGACCCGACCACAGATAGCCGAAATGCTTAATTAA
- a CDS encoding acyltransferase family protein, translating to MQDRRYDIDWLRVITIGLLLIYHIGISFQPWASLIYFIQSPKPATWLWAPMAFLNIWRIPLLFFVSGMGVCFAMRQRNWKGLMLERSRRIFLPLVFGIVALVPIHIFIFQANAGVSLKYMPDQGHLWFLTNIFVYTLILSPFFFLIKRHENSRINQVVKNLMGHPLGIAVMMLLFMAEAYLLNPPIFEFYAQGNHGFFLGMLAFLFGYLMVYNGEAFWNLILRVRWALLILGIALFALRLLVMNLKSPLYLMSLESNIWVLTALAFGLKYLNRPSQALSTLSQAAYPIYIIHMIWQYLGAKWIFSFELPSYVQWLMLMSFTFATCYLTYDLLIRRIPLIRPLFGLPYQQKKAS from the coding sequence ATGCAAGATAGACGCTACGACATAGACTGGCTCAGAGTCATTACCATCGGCTTACTGCTGATATATCATATTGGCATCTCTTTTCAACCATGGGCCAGCCTGATCTACTTCATCCAAAGCCCAAAGCCAGCGACCTGGCTTTGGGCTCCTATGGCCTTCCTCAATATTTGGCGGATCCCATTGCTCTTTTTCGTCTCTGGAATGGGTGTCTGTTTCGCAATGAGACAAAGAAACTGGAAAGGTCTAATGCTAGAAAGAAGCCGTCGGATATTCCTACCTCTCGTCTTCGGAATAGTGGCACTCGTACCGATACATATCTTCATCTTTCAAGCGAATGCTGGAGTTTCACTGAAGTACATGCCGGATCAGGGACATCTTTGGTTTCTCACCAATATTTTCGTGTATACGCTGATACTGTCTCCATTTTTCTTTTTGATCAAGAGGCATGAAAATTCCCGGATCAACCAGGTAGTCAAAAATCTTATGGGTCATCCCCTGGGTATTGCAGTCATGATGTTGCTGTTCATGGCTGAGGCTTATCTATTGAACCCTCCCATTTTCGAGTTCTATGCGCAGGGCAATCATGGATTCTTTCTGGGAATGCTGGCCTTTTTATTCGGATACCTGATGGTGTACAATGGCGAGGCTTTCTGGAATTTGATCCTACGAGTTCGCTGGGCTTTGCTCATACTTGGTATAGCACTTTTTGCCTTGAGACTTTTGGTAATGAATCTCAAATCTCCCTTATATCTAATGAGCCTAGAATCCAACATTTGGGTCCTCACTGCTTTGGCCTTTGGACTGAAATATCTCAATAGACCCAGCCAGGCCCTTAGCACACTAAGCCAGGCGGCCTACCCCATTTACATCATTCACATGATTTGGCAGTACCTGGGAGCCAAATGGATTTTCAGTTTTGAGCTTCCTAGCTATGTGCAGTGGTTGATGCTGATGAGCTTCACATTTGCCACATGCTATCTGACTTATGATCTATTGATTCGAAGAATCCCGTTGATCAGACCTCTTTTTGGCCTTCCATATCAACAGAAGAAAGCAAGCTAA
- a CDS encoding ABC transporter ATP-binding protein, whose protein sequence is MIDIKNLSFNYGQKQMLFDQLNLSLPAGHIYGLLGKNGAGKSTLIKMITGLLFPKTGQIEVIDHVPQNRRPDFLQEVYLVTEEFQLPDMSLKRYLNLYSSFYPRFNHENFEQYIQEFQLSMDDKLNAISYGQKKKFLLSFGLATNCRLLLLDEPTNGLDIPSKSQFRKVVASAIHEERSFVISTHQVRDMEHLIDPIIILDEGQIVFFEDFESITQKISMGKTKELPDEGVIYAESTFGQYTIVTENDGENEGNFNLELLFNAVTQNKEKFYQIFNS, encoded by the coding sequence ATGATAGATATTAAAAACCTTTCTTTCAACTATGGTCAAAAGCAAATGCTCTTTGACCAACTTAACCTGAGCTTGCCGGCAGGACATATATATGGACTGCTCGGCAAGAACGGGGCAGGCAAATCCACCTTGATCAAAATGATCACCGGTCTGCTTTTTCCAAAAACAGGCCAGATCGAAGTGATTGATCATGTTCCGCAAAATCGTCGTCCCGACTTTTTGCAAGAGGTTTATTTAGTAACAGAGGAATTCCAATTGCCTGACATGTCACTCAAGCGATACCTGAATCTCTACAGTTCATTCTACCCCAGATTCAATCACGAAAATTTCGAACAATACATTCAGGAGTTTCAACTCAGCATGGATGATAAGCTGAACGCTATCTCCTATGGACAAAAGAAAAAATTTCTATTGTCCTTCGGATTGGCTACAAACTGTCGTCTGCTACTGCTCGACGAACCCACCAATGGATTGGACATCCCTTCGAAAAGTCAGTTTAGAAAGGTGGTTGCCAGTGCCATACATGAAGAGCGAAGTTTTGTGATCTCCACCCACCAGGTCAGAGACATGGAGCATCTGATAGATCCTATTATCATCCTGGATGAAGGACAGATTGTCTTTTTTGAAGATTTTGAATCCATCACTCAGAAAATATCGATGGGCAAAACCAAGGAACTACCGGATGAAGGGGTGATATATGCCGAATCCACTTTCGGACAATATACCATAGTGACAGAAAACGATGGCGAAAACGAAGGGAATTTCAACTTAGAACTACTCTTCAATGCGGTGACACAGAATAAAGAAAAGTTTTATCAAATCTTCAATTCCTAG
- a CDS encoding GntR family transcriptional regulator, with protein MDFNDNQAIYLQIAELLCENILTQEWKPGDRIPSVRETAINMEVNPNTVMRTFNYLQEKEIIFNKRGIGYFVSEQGYAKTMELKKNDFIHQELPRIFKEMTLLNMSMKDVEALFEDYQSKNL; from the coding sequence ATGGATTTCAACGACAATCAGGCCATATACCTTCAAATTGCAGAATTGCTCTGTGAAAACATCTTAACCCAGGAATGGAAACCGGGCGATAGAATCCCGTCCGTTCGCGAAACGGCCATCAACATGGAAGTCAACCCAAACACTGTCATGAGAACATTTAACTATCTACAAGAAAAAGAAATCATTTTCAACAAAAGAGGAATCGGGTACTTTGTCTCTGAGCAAGGATATGCCAAAACCATGGAGTTGAAAAAGAATGACTTCATCCATCAGGAACTACCCCGAATATTCAAAGAGATGACGCTACTCAACATGTCGATGAAGGATGTAGAAGCCCTATTTGAAGACTATCAATCTAAAAACCTCTAA
- a CDS encoding DUF2807 domain-containing protein, whose protein sequence is MKTSKKILLTFTGVLIALLICGMMLLRSDLEALPNIGYEYETVSSNQFHSIKVDGNWSIKLRQRAQHKVEVEGRAKDIMNKLFKVDNGVLMITKHENPENQALHLRISSPLINKIDASNGTEIYMDGFDSDSLEIRLENNSSFISSENMLEKTTIETSGNSWIQLIDDPMK, encoded by the coding sequence ATGAAAACAAGTAAAAAAATACTACTCACCTTCACTGGGGTATTGATTGCCCTACTGATATGCGGCATGATGCTCCTGAGAAGTGATCTGGAGGCCCTACCCAATATTGGGTACGAATACGAGACAGTCTCAAGTAATCAATTCCACTCGATAAAGGTGGATGGCAACTGGTCTATCAAGCTGCGCCAAAGAGCGCAACACAAAGTAGAAGTAGAAGGCCGTGCTAAGGATATCATGAACAAGTTATTCAAAGTAGATAATGGGGTTTTAATGATAACAAAACATGAAAACCCTGAGAATCAAGCGCTCCATTTGAGGATTTCATCTCCCCTAATCAATAAAATAGATGCCAGCAATGGGACCGAAATCTATATGGATGGATTTGATTCAGATTCTTTAGAGATCAGATTAGAAAACAATAGTTCATTTATCAGTTCGGAAAACATGTTGGAAAAGACCACCATCGAAACTTCAGGTAATTCGTGGATTCAGCTGATAGATGATCCGATGAAATAG
- a CDS encoding TonB-dependent receptor, translating to MKQVSSRVCFTLAILLIGFAVSAQQLTQSIRGTLKDVASHEAIIGANITVKGSSPIIGASTDINGVFELSDVPVGRVTLQISSIGYISQSIPNIIVDSGKEVILNLKMEESIVQMDEIVIQSEEQEGRPINDMALVSARSLSPEQTQRFPGGFNDPSRAVSNFAGVNAKPDGGNEIIVRGNAPKYVQWRLEGIEITNPNHFADQSTTSGSISALNNNMLSTSDFYTGAFSAEYGDALSAVYDVRLRSGNNQKRETIAGVGLLGTDLTFEGPFSPKSNASYVVNYRYSTISLINEIGLADVNGVPVFQDAAFKLNFPTQKAGSFSLFGLSGLSHFIFEDVKPDIWETPGDEARNASIHEDYQKQAHLINLGFSHHIPITKSSFLNTTLLYSNEGIADDVYEYGIMSSNSDSNQDSIVNRQKNFDNQLIKSAIRSALTYHHKFNAKHKVELGTKYARLDYMMEQSMLNDTKDQRITGVDFDENISTLRNFISWRYRINNQLTLVTGLHNMNVLYNHKSTLEPRFSINWQLAPNMSIHAGYGSHSSMETIHHYFAKVEQEDGSYSEPNKDLDLLKAHHYVLGITQYIGEQMRLSVEMYYQYLYDLPVASDSSYFSTINEGTDFQHITLVNAGKGQNYGLELTLERFFANNYHYMINGSVYQSKYETLEGIERNTKFNSEYVFNLLAGKDFVNLGKKRNQVLSINLRAYYGGAQKIIPLLRDDQQNLNVDPANNQYWDYDKAYNDGLDDLFQTTLSVSYKWNRPKATHELFVDLNNLTGNDGRITEYYDESEPNNIGYLRQFEFFPNLMYKVYF from the coding sequence ATGAAACAAGTTAGTTCACGGGTATGTTTTACCCTTGCCATACTGCTAATTGGATTTGCAGTTAGTGCTCAGCAGTTAACACAAAGCATCCGCGGTACACTTAAGGATGTGGCCAGTCATGAGGCAATTATTGGAGCCAATATCACCGTAAAAGGCTCCTCTCCTATCATAGGCGCCAGTACGGATATCAATGGTGTATTCGAATTGTCTGATGTGCCTGTTGGCCGAGTCACACTTCAAATCTCTTCTATAGGATACATCAGTCAAAGCATCCCAAACATCATAGTGGATTCTGGCAAGGAAGTCATCCTCAACCTGAAAATGGAAGAGTCTATTGTTCAAATGGACGAGATCGTCATCCAGTCAGAAGAGCAAGAGGGAAGACCCATCAACGACATGGCCCTGGTCAGTGCCAGATCCCTGTCACCAGAGCAAACTCAACGTTTTCCAGGAGGGTTTAATGATCCTTCTCGTGCAGTATCCAATTTCGCTGGAGTCAATGCCAAACCAGATGGAGGTAATGAAATCATCGTGCGAGGCAATGCGCCTAAATATGTGCAATGGAGACTAGAAGGGATTGAGATCACCAACCCGAATCATTTCGCAGATCAAAGCACCACCAGTGGATCCATCAGCGCACTTAACAACAACATGCTATCGACTTCAGACTTCTATACAGGGGCCTTCTCTGCAGAGTATGGAGATGCACTGTCCGCAGTATACGACGTCCGACTCAGGAGTGGTAACAATCAAAAACGAGAAACCATAGCTGGCGTGGGGTTATTAGGAACAGATTTGACTTTCGAGGGGCCCTTTAGTCCAAAAAGCAATGCCTCCTATGTCGTCAACTATAGATATTCTACCATTTCTTTGATCAACGAGATTGGTCTAGCAGATGTCAATGGAGTACCGGTATTTCAAGATGCAGCCTTCAAGCTGAACTTTCCTACTCAAAAGGCTGGAAGCTTTTCACTATTTGGGTTGAGTGGCCTTAGCCATTTCATCTTTGAAGATGTAAAACCAGACATATGGGAGACACCCGGAGATGAAGCCAGGAATGCTTCCATACATGAAGATTACCAAAAGCAGGCGCACTTGATCAATTTGGGCTTTTCTCATCACATCCCTATTACCAAATCTAGCTTCCTGAACACCACGCTGCTCTATTCTAATGAAGGCATAGCAGATGATGTTTATGAATATGGCATCATGAGTAGCAACTCTGACTCGAACCAGGATTCAATCGTCAACAGACAAAAAAATTTCGATAATCAGCTGATCAAAAGCGCAATCAGATCAGCTCTCACCTACCATCACAAATTCAACGCGAAACACAAAGTAGAGCTGGGAACCAAATATGCTCGACTCGACTACATGATGGAGCAAAGCATGCTCAATGACACAAAAGACCAAAGAATCACAGGAGTAGATTTTGATGAAAACATCAGTACATTAAGAAACTTCATCAGCTGGCGATATAGAATTAACAACCAACTGACGCTGGTTACAGGTCTGCACAATATGAATGTACTGTACAATCATAAATCTACATTGGAGCCCAGGTTCTCTATCAACTGGCAGTTGGCACCCAACATGTCGATCCATGCCGGCTATGGCAGTCATAGCTCGATGGAGACCATTCATCACTACTTTGCCAAAGTAGAACAAGAGGATGGCAGCTACTCGGAACCTAACAAGGACCTAGATCTGCTGAAGGCTCATCACTACGTCCTGGGCATCACCCAGTACATAGGTGAGCAGATGAGGCTTTCAGTCGAGATGTACTACCAATACCTTTATGACCTACCTGTGGCTAGTGATTCCAGCTACTTTTCCACTATCAATGAAGGAACAGACTTTCAGCATATCACTTTGGTAAACGCGGGCAAAGGACAGAACTACGGCCTGGAACTTACTCTAGAACGCTTCTTTGCCAACAACTACCACTACATGATCAATGGCTCAGTTTATCAATCCAAATATGAGACGCTGGAGGGAATAGAAAGGAATACCAAATTCAACAGCGAGTATGTCTTCAACCTACTGGCCGGAAAGGACTTTGTTAATCTGGGCAAAAAGCGCAATCAGGTGCTGAGCATCAACCTTAGAGCCTACTATGGTGGTGCACAGAAAATCATCCCTCTCCTCAGGGACGATCAACAAAACCTGAACGTCGATCCGGCCAACAACCAATATTGGGATTATGACAAAGCCTATAATGATGGGCTAGACGATCTTTTTCAAACAACCCTTTCTGTCAGCTACAAATGGAACCGACCTAAGGCGACTCACGAGCTTTTTGTCGACCTCAATAACCTGACTGGAAACGATGGAAGAATAACCGAATACTACGACGAATCTGAACCCAACAATATCGGATATCTGCGCCAGTTCGAATTCTTCCCTAACCTGATGTATAAAGTTTATTTCTAA